Within Sphingobium aromaticiconvertens, the genomic segment ATCGTGTCTTCATTGGCTTCGCACCATGCCACGGCGGCGTCGAAGCCCTCGGTCGTCACAAATTCCATGTTGGTCGGGATGCGGCGGCTCCAGCCGAGGCCCCCGGTCGACGCGATGCTGGCGATGGCGCCGCCCGGACCCATCAGCGGCAGAACCTGTTCGGTCAGATGGCGCAGGCCGATGAAATTGACCTTCATCACGTCCATCGGCGGGAAGGATTGCGGCAGGCCCGCGCAGTTGAACAGCGCGTCGACCTTGCCGCCAATCCCGGCGACCGCCGCGTCGATCGAGGCAGGGTCGCGCAGGTCGACATTGGTGAAGGACGTCAGCGGCAGGTCGGACTGTTTATAGTCGACGCCATGGACCTCCGCCCCCAGCTCCAGCAGCAGCTTGGCGGTCGCCTCCCCCATGCCGGAAAAGCATCCGCTCACGATAACCCGCTTGCCCCTATAGCCCAGAATGTCGCTCATCATGCTCTCCGATCCAATCTAATCAGTTCTTCGCCTTGGGCGGCCAGGAAATCGTGCCGTCATCCTCTTCGACGAAGATGATCCGCTCCGGGCAGGCGCGTGCGCCGCGTTTTGCGACTTGCTCCATGCCCGTTTCCACGGCGAACCCATCGCTGGCGATGTAGCCATCATCATCCAGCGGAAAGAGGTCTTCGGACACGGCCGCGCAACGCGCATTGCCGACACAGCCTGACTTTTCGATCCGGATTTTCATGGCGCCTCTCCAGCGATGCTTGGTCTTGTTAGAAAGGAGAATGGGGCGGCGATCAACACGGTGTGGCGCTCAATCGCCGCCACGATGCTGGCGCTTCCTGCCGCCGCAGTACAATCGTCCGTGCGTTATCTGGGGGGGGGCGGGCGCGCGAACATTTGCCTTTGCCATGAGTGCGGGCGAAACCGGCCTGAACCCTTGTAGCCGGTGTTGCCCCAAGGGAGCGGATGATAAGCCAAGACACCCGGAGAATCCCATGGTCCACGCCATCTTGAGTCCCGCCGCCGACAAGCCGGCCCATGTCCCCGATGCGCTGGTCTATGATTTCGATATTCATGCCGATCCGGGCCTGCTGACCGATCCCCATGCGCGCATCCTGGATCTGGTGCACAATGCGCCGCCGGTCTTCTGGACCCCGCGCAATGGCGGGGGCTGGGTCGCACTCAGTCACGCGGCCAATTATGAGGCGTCGCGCGATACAGAGGTCTTTTCCAGCGAGTTCGTGCCGCAGGCGCAGATGAAGGCGATGCTGGCGTCGCTGCCGCCGGGCGCGCCGCACATCCCCCAGCCGATCCCCATCACCCTCGACCCGCCCGAGCACACCAAATATCGCCAGCCGCTGCAAAAGGTCTTCTCGCCCAAGACGATCGCTGCGCTGAAAGACGGTATCCGCGAACTGGCGGGCGAACTGATCGATGCGATCAGGCCGCAGGGCGGCTGTGAATATATGGCGGCGGTGGCCGAGCCGCTGCCGGTTCAGGTGTTCCTCAAGATGCTGGGCCTGCCGCTTGATCGCCTGCCCGAATATCGGGCGATCGTGAAGGAGCATATGGAAGCGATCGACAGCGATCGGGCGGGCGCCATGCGGCGGCTCCAGACGATCGCGGCGGCCATGCGCGACACGATGCTGGACCGGAAAGATAACCCGCAGGACGACATCATCTCCATGCTGTGGAAGCTGGAAATTGACGGTCAGCCGACCACGCTGGCCGATATGGAAAATTACGGCGTCCTGCTGTTCATCGCCGGGCTGGACACGGTGATGAACGGGATTGGCCTGGCTATGCGGGGACTGGCGCTGGACCCGGCGCTTCAGGCCAAATTGCGCGCTGATCCCAAGCTGGTGGCCGAGGCATCGGAAGAGATGCTGCGCCGTTACACCTTCACCGTGCCGATGCGGGTCATCCGCAAGGAAACCGTGCTGGCGGGCGCCCGGATGATGCCGGGGGACATGCTCAAACTGTTCCTGCCCGCGGCGGATCTGGACGCGCAGGAATTTCCGCAGCCTGACAGCTATGATCTCGACCGCGAGAATAATGTCCACATCGCCTTTGGCGTCGGGCCACATCGCTGCCTGGGGTCGCATCTTGCCCGTGTCGAGTTGCAGGTGCTGTATGAGGAAATGCTGGCGCGGCTGCCGCAATTCCGGCTCGACCCCGCGCATCCGACCGTCTTCCATGGCGGCCATGTAATCGGCATTGAATCGATGCATCTGGTCTGGGAGGTTTGAAGATGGTGTGGCAACGCTCGCGGCCTCGGCTGGACAATGACAACCGTGCCTTCTGGACTGGCGGGGCGGAGGGGAAGCTCAATATCGCCCAATGTGGGGATTGTGTTGGCTTCATCCATCCGCCGCGCGAAATCTGCCGCCATTGCCAGTCGGAAAATGTCGCGCCGCATGCGGTCGCAGGGACCGGGGTGATCGACAGCTATACGATCAATCACCAGGCCTGGGCCAAGGATATGGAGGTGCCCTTCGTCATCGCGCGGGTGAAGCTGGACGATGCGCCGGGCGTGTATCTGACGACCAACATCGTCAATTGCGCGGTCGATGCTGTGGATATCGACGACAAGGTGCGGGTGGTGTTCGAGGAACAGGATGGCATCTGGTTCCCGCTGTTCGAGAAGGTGGACGCAGCATGACGGGTGAAGCCTATATTACGGGCATCGGCATGTCGGAGGTCGGCGTGCGCCTGACCCGATCGGCGCTGGGGCTGACGCTGGATGCGGTCAGGGAGGCGATCGCCGACGCGGGGTTGACGCTCGATCAGATTGACGGCGTTGCGACCTATCCGGGCAAAATGCCGTCGTTTCTTGGTTTTTCGCCCGTCAGTTCCGACGATCTGATCGAGGTGCTGGGCCTCAAGACCCGCTGGCATATCGGCGCGGCGGAGGCGACGGCGCAACTGGGCGCGATCGTAGAGGCGGCCAATGCGGTGAAGGCGGGGCTGGCGCGCCATGTCCTGTGTTTCCGCACCGTCTATGAGGCGGCGGCGCTGGCCCGGCCCGAGGAGTTTCCACCGCTTGAACGGCGCAAGGATGTGACGGGCAATTCGCAATGGGTTTCCCCCTTTGGCGCATTTTCCGCTGCCAACTGGACCGCGCAGTTCGCGATGCGGCACATGAAACGCTATGGCCTGACGCGTGAGCAACTGGCGCAGGTGGCGCTGAACGACCATGCCAATGCGGCGATCAATCCGCGCGCACTGGTCAAGAAACCGCTGACGATGGATGACTATATGTCCGCGCGGCTGATCAGCACGCCTTTTTGCCTCTATGATTGCGACCGGTTCACCGACGCATCAACCGTGGTGATCGTGTCGGCGGGCGATGCGCTGGGTGAGGTGAAGACGACGCCCATCCGTATCGCCGCGAGCGCCGGATCGGTGGAACGCTATAGCTGGGATCAGGCGGAATGGGCAGGTGCCTATCCCACCGGCCGGGATCTGTGGAAGAATACGGATTACCAGCCCAAGGATGTGGATACCGTTCAGTTCTATGATGGTTTCGCCTTTCAGCCGATCACCTGGCTGGAAGGATTGGGCTTTTGCGATGTCGGCGAAGGCGGGCAGTTTCTGGAGGGCGGCAAGCGCATCGCTCGCGACGGCGACCTGCCGATGAACACAGGCGGCGGCCAGCTTGGCTGGGGGCGGCTACACGGCTTTGGCTTTGCCTATGAGGCGGTGGTTCAGTTGCGCGGGGAAGGCGGCGCGCGGCAGATTGGTGGCGATCCCACGGTCGCCATCGCCACGTCGGGCGGCGGGCCAATGGCGGCGGCGCTGCTGCTGGCGAAGGACTAGCGATGATGGCGGTGTTCGACGCGTTGCCGGGGTTCCGGCGTCGCTTCGTCGTTTCGCCCGCGCCGGACCGGGTGACGGCGGCGGTCGAGGACGACTATCACTGCATGGCCGTCACGCTGCATCATGACGGCGCAATCGTCACCGCAGTCGATGCGGTGATGGATCGCGCGCCGTGGACCACCTGTCCCGGCGCGCCTGCGGTGCTTGGCGCGACGTTCACCGGCGTTGCGCTGACGGAAGTTGCCAAGCGCGGGGAAAAGCAGGCCAACTGCACGCATCTGCATGATCTGGCGGTGCTGGCCGCAGCGCATGCGGGTGACGCGGCGCCGATGCGTTATGACATATTGGTATGCGATCCTGTGGAGGGGCTTGTCACGGCCGAGATCCGCCGCGACGGGCAGCCGATCCACCGGATCGTCCATCGGGGCGACATCGTCATGGACCCTGCGGCGATCACCGGCCTTTCGCTGTTCAAGCTGCGCGACTGGATCGGCGGGTTGAACGGCCCGGAGCGGGAGGCTGCGCGCTTGCTGCAATGGGGCGCGATCCTGGCGCATGGACGCCTCATTTCCATGGAACGGCAGTCTGATGCCAACCGTATGCCGCCAAATTGCTACACCTTCCAGCCCGAGAGGAAGGTTCATGCCCAACGAGTGGGTGAGGTGATCGACTTCACCGCTGCCGATCGCCAACCGTTGGATCATTTCGACGGTGCGGGTTTTTCCATGGTGCGTTGAGATGTTTGCATGAAAGAAGGCCCGACAATTTCTTGTCGGGCCTTCTTTCATGTGCGTTGCCGTTCGGCTCAGAGGGTCAGGTTGTAGAGCTTGCAGGCGTTATCCTGGAGGACCTTCTTCTTGGTGGCGAAGTCATAGCCGCCCAGCGTGTCGATGACATGCGCCTGGACGCCGGGATAGAGCGAGGTGGGATGCGGGAAGTCGGTTTCGAACATCACATTGTCGACGCCGATCGTCTCCAGCAACTGCTTGGGACCGACCTTCTCGAACCAGTAGGTCACCCAGAAATGGTCGCGGAAATATTCCCATGGCCGCTTGTGGAGTAGATGCGCCTTGCTGGGCAGCATTTCGTTGAACTGATGCTCCAGCGCCTCGACCGCGAAGGGCACCCAGCCCATGCCGCTTTCAATGAGGCCGATCTTGAGCCTGGGATGCTGGTC encodes:
- a CDS encoding Zn-ribbon domain-containing OB-fold protein; this translates as MVWQRSRPRLDNDNRAFWTGGAEGKLNIAQCGDCVGFIHPPREICRHCQSENVAPHAVAGTGVIDSYTINHQAWAKDMEVPFVIARVKLDDAPGVYLTTNIVNCAVDAVDIDDKVRVVFEEQDGIWFPLFEKVDAA
- a CDS encoding DUF2889 domain-containing protein — protein: MMAVFDALPGFRRRFVVSPAPDRVTAAVEDDYHCMAVTLHHDGAIVTAVDAVMDRAPWTTCPGAPAVLGATFTGVALTEVAKRGEKQANCTHLHDLAVLAAAHAGDAAPMRYDILVCDPVEGLVTAEIRRDGQPIHRIVHRGDIVMDPAAITGLSLFKLRDWIGGLNGPEREAARLLQWGAILAHGRLISMERQSDANRMPPNCYTFQPERKVHAQRVGEVIDFTAADRQPLDHFDGAGFSMVR
- a CDS encoding thiolase family protein encodes the protein MTGEAYITGIGMSEVGVRLTRSALGLTLDAVREAIADAGLTLDQIDGVATYPGKMPSFLGFSPVSSDDLIEVLGLKTRWHIGAAEATAQLGAIVEAANAVKAGLARHVLCFRTVYEAAALARPEEFPPLERRKDVTGNSQWVSPFGAFSAANWTAQFAMRHMKRYGLTREQLAQVALNDHANAAINPRALVKKPLTMDDYMSARLISTPFCLYDCDRFTDASTVVIVSAGDALGEVKTTPIRIAASAGSVERYSWDQAEWAGAYPTGRDLWKNTDYQPKDVDTVQFYDGFAFQPITWLEGLGFCDVGEGGQFLEGGKRIARDGDLPMNTGGGQLGWGRLHGFGFAYEAVVQLRGEGGARQIGGDPTVAIATSGGGPMAAALLLAKD
- a CDS encoding ferredoxin; the encoded protein is MKIRIEKSGCVGNARCAAVSEDLFPLDDDGYIASDGFAVETGMEQVAKRGARACPERIIFVEEDDGTISWPPKAKN
- a CDS encoding coniferyl-alcohol dehydrogenase, with the translated sequence MSDILGYRGKRVIVSGCFSGMGEATAKLLLELGAEVHGVDYKQSDLPLTSFTNVDLRDPASIDAAVAGIGGKVDALFNCAGLPQSFPPMDVMKVNFIGLRHLTEQVLPLMGPGGAIASIASTGGLGWSRRIPTNMEFVTTEGFDAAVAWCEANEDTIKEGYSFSKENVIVWTQYMGAHLIKKGIRINCTLPSPTQTPMMAAFEATSGKDVVAAAAEPMGRYSTPREQASGIVLLNSDLASIVNGVVFPVDGGFMGGVATGQVDLSVMMRRSAPAQ
- a CDS encoding cytochrome P450, with the translated sequence MVHAILSPAADKPAHVPDALVYDFDIHADPGLLTDPHARILDLVHNAPPVFWTPRNGGGWVALSHAANYEASRDTEVFSSEFVPQAQMKAMLASLPPGAPHIPQPIPITLDPPEHTKYRQPLQKVFSPKTIAALKDGIRELAGELIDAIRPQGGCEYMAAVAEPLPVQVFLKMLGLPLDRLPEYRAIVKEHMEAIDSDRAGAMRRLQTIAAAMRDTMLDRKDNPQDDIISMLWKLEIDGQPTTLADMENYGVLLFIAGLDTVMNGIGLAMRGLALDPALQAKLRADPKLVAEASEEMLRRYTFTVPMRVIRKETVLAGARMMPGDMLKLFLPAADLDAQEFPQPDSYDLDRENNVHIAFGVGPHRCLGSHLARVELQVLYEEMLARLPQFRLDPAHPTVFHGGHVIGIESMHLVWEV